In Populus nigra chromosome 1, ddPopNigr1.1, whole genome shotgun sequence, one genomic interval encodes:
- the LOC133693449 gene encoding uncharacterized protein LOC133693449: protein MASVLTFACSVPAPVRASSGSPRTPDPYGKKSGSSTWWSPLFGWSSSPDYLNGNSSAGGTGDDVPDKGSGLSGSDQEPGRPRSRFALGSFTEEKAKQLRRKTLEGSTFHDMMYHSAIASRLASDGSGRQEK from the coding sequence ATGGCCTCTGTACTCACTTTCGCTTGCTCCGTCCCAGCTCCAGTCCGAGCATCATCCGGATCTCCCAGGACACCCGACCCGTATGGCAAGAAGTCCGGTTCTTCAACCTGGTGGTCCCCGCTTTTTGGTTGGTCATCCTCTCCTGATTACCTTAACGGCAATAGTAGCGCCGGTGGCACAGGCGATGATGTTCCCGATAAGGGATCCGGGTTATCGGGTTCGGACCAGGAACCAGGTCGACCCAGATCGAGGTTCGCCCTTGGATCGTTCACTGAAGAGAAAGCGAAGCAGCTTAGAAGGAAGACGTTGGAGGGCAGTACGTTCCACGATATGATGTATCACTCGGCGATCGCGTCTCGTCTGGCTTCGGACGGATCGGGTCGGCAGGAGAAGTAA